A genome region from Anastrepha obliqua isolate idAnaObli1 chromosome 4, idAnaObli1_1.0, whole genome shotgun sequence includes the following:
- the LOC129245702 gene encoding toll-like receptor 7 — protein MCKLSRLQMRLSVNYSAYTFLLLAHLLTQGLGGAWALHTKGAIRPESSYALSSEAASASAASMMATSMAGAGAAATAGAGAALSSASNNDDAASASSAAAAAQPQPTNQCSWQYNGTTSVRCNLRTIERHIALDLQGADGTSQLEIKCSEIYLFESQLPQAAFARLQTLDVLRIDGCKLLQLPNNAFEGLNVLRTLAVNTRNPDWGPGKTLELYPDSLNSLKQLTELQLGDNNLRALPAGFLCPVGNLQVLNLTHNRIRSAENLGFADMNCNGGSELQVLDASFNELRSVTESWGISRLRRLQQLNLQHNNISELSGEALAGLSSLRIVNLSNNHLETLPEGLFAGSKELREIHLQNNEIYELPKGLFHRLEQLLVVDLSGNQLTSNHIDNTTFAGLIRLIVLNLAHNALTRIDYRTFKELYFLQILNLRNNSIGHIEDNAFLPLYNLHTLNLAENRLHTLDDKLFNGLYVLSKLTLNNNLISVIEPNVFKNCSDLKELDLSSNQLNEVPRALQDLAMLRTLDLGENQIRTFDNQSFKNLHQLTGLRLIDNQIGNITVGMFADLPRLSVLNLAKNRIQSIERGAFDKNFELEAIRLDRNFLSDINGVFATLVSLLWLNLSENHLVWFDYAFIPSNLKWLDIHGNYIEALGNYYKLQEEIRVKTLDASHNRITEIGAMSIPNTIELLFINNNLINTVHPNSFVDKVNLARVDLYANAMSKLQLQQLRVAPVQPAKPLPEFYLGGNPFECDCTMDWLQRINNLTTRQHPRVMDLTNIECVMPHARGAPVRPLTSLKPKDFLCRYESHCFALCHCCDFDACDCEMTCPSNCTCYHDQIWSTNVVDCGGQQTTELPRRVPMDSSVVYLDGNNFPVLKDHAFIGRKNLRSLYVNGSQVARIQNRTFAGLISLQVLHLEDNLLRTLHGNEFEFLFALRELYLQNNQLTSLDNITLAPLVSLEVLRIDGNRLVTLSMWQLQQPQFKQMRTLALGRNQWSCRCKFLQELTAYVADNAQIVQDLQDIYCVDTGVSGNSVLQKRELDFNATAACTDYYAGGSMLQHGIPKTYIPLLAAALALIFLLVVIIIIFVFRESLRIWLFAHYGVRVFGPRCEESEKLYDAVLLHSAKDSEFVAQHLVAELETGRPPLRVCLQHRDLAHDATHYQLLEASRVSRRIVILLSRNFLQTEWSRCELRRAVHDALRGRPQKLVIIEEPEVLFEAESDIELLPYLKTSAVHRIRRTDRHFWEKLRYALPVDYPTYRGGVAGVPGNNYTLDHNHERIKQPASPGILYRQAPPPAYCTDGVAGAVGEHGGGGGGTEPTNYSSATTATPSPRPQRREHGGAVGATATLHNTIVGTHLHPSAAQAATLAAAAAQRGAELNSGGGSVSGVGNNSQYYHHATAPSQTYTMRPPSEHIYSSIDSDYSTLDNENMLMMPPPSPTPNGVAGVQSLQRFQQQHHHQQQQQQQQQQQPHMSQTWRPQQQQQQQHQQRREVETASGVTSVTAANGQQQGPHVQAYLV, from the coding sequence atgtgtaaattaaGCAGACTACAAATGCGCCTCTCTGTCAACTACAGCGCGTACACGTTCCTGCTACTAGCACACTTGCTGACCCAGGGCTTAGGTGGCGCTTGGGCACTCCACACTAAGGGCGCCATCAGACCAGAGTCCTCCTATGCACTCTCCTCGGAAGCTGCCTCAGCCAGCGCGGCCAGCATGATGGCCACCTCCATGGCCGGTGCTGGTGCCGCTGCCACAGCAGGCGCTGGTGCTGCATTATCCTCCGCCTCCAACAACGACGATGCTGCGAGTGCTTCATCGGCCGCAGCAGCCGCCCAGCCACAGCCTACAAATCAATGTTCCTGGCAGTATAATGGCACCACATCGGTACGCTGTAATTTGCGCACCATCGAACGGCATATTGCGCTCGATTTGCAGGGAGCTGATGGCACCAGTCAGTTGGAGATCAAATGCAGCGAAATCTACCTCTTTGAATCGCAATTGCCACAGGCGGCATTTGCACGTCTACAAACGTTGGATGTGTTGCGTATTGATGgttgcaaattgttgcaattGCCGAATAATGCTTTTGAGGGACTGAATGTGCTGCGTACGTTGGCGGTGAATACGCGCAATCCCGATTGGGGACCTGGCAAAACGTTGGAATTGTATCCGGATTCGTTGAATAGCTTGAAGCAGCTGACCGAATTGCAGTTGGGCGATAATAATTTGCGCGCCTTGCCGGCTGGATTTCTATGCCCGGTGGGGAATTTGCAGGTGCTCAATTTGACGCACAATCGCATACGCTCTGCGGAGAATCTCGGTTTCGCCGATATGAATTGTAATGGCGGTAGCGAGCTGCAAGTGCTAGATGCGAGCTTCAATGAGCTGCGCTCTGTGACCGAGAGTTGGGGTATTTCGCGCTTGAGGCGgttgcaacaattgaatttgcAACACAATAATATTTCAGAGTTGTCGGGCGAGGCGTTGGCCGGACTGAGTTCATTGCGTATAGTTAATTTGAGTAACAATCATTTAGAAACACTGCCCGAGGGGCTGTTTGCCGGCTCGAAAGAACTACGTGAAATACATCTGCAAAACAATGAGATTTACGAACTGCCAAAGGGTCTGTTTCACCGTTTGGAGCAATTGCTGGTGGTGGATCTGTCCGGTAATCAGTTGACCTCGAACCACATAGACAATACCACCTTCGCTGGTCTGATACGACTGATTGTGTTGAACCTGGCGCACAATGCGCTCACACGCATCGACTATCGCACTTTCAAGGAGTTGTACTTCCTGCAGATTTTGAATTTACGTAACAATTCCATTGGCCATATAGAAGATAATGCCTTTCTGCCACTCTATAACTTGCACACCTTAAATTTGGCTGAGAATCGTCTGCATACCTTGGATGATAAGCTTTTCAATGGGTTGTATGTGCTTTCAAAACTCACGCTCAACAATAATCTGATCAGTGTAATTGAGCCAAATGTGTTTAAGAATTGCTCTGACCTAAAAGAATTGGATCTGAGCTCTAACCAGCTTAACGAGGTACCGCGCGCTTTACAAGACCTCGCCATGCTACGCACACTAGACTTGGGTGAGAATCAGATACGCACTTTCGACAATCAGAGCTTCAAAAATCTGCATCAGCTGACAGGTTTGCGTCTAATAGACAACCAAATTGGCAACATTACCGTGGGCATGTTCGCCGACTTGCCACGTCTTAGCGTACTCAACCTCGCCAAGAATCGCATACAGTCCATTGAGCGTGGTGCCTTTGACAAGAACTTCGAACTGGAGGCGATACGCTTGGACCGCAACTTCCTGTCCGACATCAATGGCGTATTTGCCACGCTAGTCTCGTTGCTGTGGCTGAACCTATCGGAAAACCATCTCGTTTGGTTTGATTATGCCTTCATTCCAAGCAATCTCAAATGGCTGGACATACATGGTAACTATATTGAGGCGCTTGGCAACTACTACAAATTGCAAGAGGAGATACGCGTGAAGACGCTGGACGCCAGCCACAATCGCATCACTGAAATTGGTGCCATGTCTATACCAAACACCATTGAATTGCTGTTCATCAATAATAATCTCATCAACACTGTGCATCCGAACTCCTTTGTGGACAAGGTCAATTTGGCGCGCGTCGACCTCTACGCCAACGCGATGTCTAAACTGCAACTTCAACAGTTGCGTGTTGCACCTGTTCAACCGGCCAAACCGCTGCCGGAGTTCTATCTTGGCGGCAACCCATTCGAATGTGACTGCACCATGGACTGGCTGCAACGTATCAACAACCTCACCACACGCCAGCATCCACGCGTCATGGATCTCACAAACATTGAATGCGTCATGCCACATGCGCGCGGTGCCCCCGTACGTCCACTTACCTCTCTCAAACCAAAGGACTTCCTCTGTCGCTATGAATCACATTGTTTTGCTTTGTGCCACTGCTGTGATTTTGATGCCTGTGATTGTGAGATGACATGCCCGAGCAATTGTACCTGCTATCACGACCAAATCTGGTCGACCAATGTGGTAGATTGCGGTGGCCAGCAGACCACCGAATTACCGCGTCGTGTGCCCATGGACTCGAGTGTGGTATACTTGGATGGCAACAACTTTCCAGTGTTGAAGGACCATGCTTTCATTGGACGCAAGAATCTGCGTTCACTCTACGTGAATGGCAGCCAGGTAGCGCGCATACAGAACCGCACCTTCGCGGGACTGATTTCACTGCAGGTTCTACACTTGGAGGATAATCTGCTACGAACGCTGCATGGCAACGAATTTGAATTCCTCTTCGCATTACGCGAGCTCTATCTACAAAACAACCAGCTGACCTCGCTGGATAATATAACACTTGCCCCACTCGTGTCCCTTGAAGTGCTGCGCATCGATGGCAATCGCCTGGTGACCCTTTCTATGTGGCAGCTGCAGCAACCACAATTCAAGCAAATGCGTACGCTGGCGCTGGGTCGTAATCAGTGGAGCTGCCGCTGCAAGTTTCTGCAGGAGCTGACGGCCTATGTTGCTGACAACGCGCAGATAGTGCAAGACCTGCAGGACATCTACTGCGTAGACACGGGTGTGAGCGGCAATAGTGTATTGCAAAAACGCGAGCTGGACTTTAATGCCACCGCTGCCTGCACAGATTACTATGCTGGTGGCTCCATGCTGCAACATGGCATACCAAAGACTTACATACCGCTGCTTGCTGCAGCGCTAGCACTCATCTTTTTGCTCGTGGTGATcatcataatttttgtttttcgtgaATCATTACGAATTTGGCTGTTCGCACACTATGGCGTACGCGTGTTCGGACCGCGTTGTGAGGAGTCGGAGAAGCTGTACGATGCCGTGCTGCTGCACTCGGCCAAGGACTCGGAGTTTGTTGCACAACACTTAGTGGCAGAGCTAGAAACTGGGCGCCCACCGTTGCGTGTGTGCCTGCAACACCGCGATCTAGCGCACGACGCCACACACTATCAGCTGTTGGAGGCATCTCGTGTCTCGCGACGCATAGTCATACTGCTATCACGCAACTTTCTACAGACTGAATGGTCACGCTGCGAGCTGCGACGTGCCGTACACGATGCGTTGCGGGGGCGACCGCAAAAGCTGGTCATCATCGAGGAACCGGAAGTGCTGTTCGAAGCGGAGAGCGACATTGAACTGCTGCCCTACCTGAAGACGTCCGCAGTGCACCGCATACGTCGCACCGATCGACACTTCTGGGAGAAGCTACGTTACGCGCTGCCCGTCGATTACCCCACCTATCGTGGTGGCGTCGCCGGTGTACCCGGAAATAACTACACATTGGATCACAACCACGAACGCATCAAGCAGCCTGCCAGTCCTGGCATACTCTATCGTCAAGCGCCACCACCCGCTTACTGCACTGATGGTGTGGCGGGCGCAGTTGGCGAGcacggtggtggtggtggtggtaccGAACCCACTAACTACTCCTCCGCCACAACAGCGACGCCCAGCCCGCGACCACAACGACGTGAACACGGCGGGGCCGTTGGTGCTACGGCCACGTTGCATAATACCATTGTGGGCACACATCTGCATCCCAGCGCAGCGCAAGCGGCAACGCTGGCAGCCGCAGCAGCACAAAGAGGTGCAGAACTGAATAGCGGTGGAGGCAGCGTTTCTGGCGTAGGAAATAATAGCCAGTATTATCATCATGCCACAGCGCCCAGTCAAACGTACACAATGCGCCCGCCCTCGGAGCACATTTACTCCAGTATCGATTCGGACTACTCGACGCTGGACAATGAGAATATGCTCATGATGCCGCCACCCTCACCCACACCCAATGGCGTGGCGGGCGTGCAGAGCTTACAGCGATTTCAACAACAgcaccaccaccaacaacaacaacaacagcaacagcaacagcagccgcATATGTCACAAACATGGcggccgcaacaacaacaacagcagcagcatcaacagCGCAGGGAGGTAGAGACGGCGAGTGGCGTGACGTCAGTAACAGCGGCGAACGGACAGCAGCAGGGGCCGCATGTGCAGGCGTATCTAGTGTAG